Proteins encoded in a region of the Cyclopterus lumpus isolate fCycLum1 chromosome 23, fCycLum1.pri, whole genome shotgun sequence genome:
- the ptpn12 gene encoding tyrosine-protein phosphatase non-receptor type 12 isoform X2, with protein sequence MDQAGILRKFIQGVKAMSEGDEERGEDNFGSDFMRLRRLSTKYRTEKIYPTNVGEKEENVKKNRYKDILPFDHTRVKLTLKTTNQDTDYVNANFIKGMDGPEAYIATQGPLPNTVMDFWRMNWEYNVAVIVMACREFEMGRKKCERYFPLHGEEPMSFGPFRISCESEQSRTDYFIRTLTVENENETRSITQFHYMNWPDHDVPSSFDSILDMIGLMRKYQENDDVPICVHCSAGCGRTGAICAIDYTWNLLKAGKIPEDFNVFRLIQEMRTQRHSAVQTKEQYELVHRAIAQLFEKQLQLLESPTNTKIQEGMIESSPDKAGHQSDDERWDTPPPKPPRVRSSQVEGDVKEEILQPPEPHPVPPILTPSPPSAFPTVTNVRQDNDRYHPKPVIHVLANKDSDQQQNQSGPGPNKQTSPADQKDQDLLSQKQQTQVSNLDLNDNYNNKSTSTKSESGQSQTQTPSSPLSPAVECSGAPRIERKLSIEIKKVPLQEGPRSFDTSSSIVVAGGTGSSSTNSAGVLQRTHAFKARSGQSLLTSSSSLSEDSGTEGGGCGESHADVGVLVRPNHLPVKSEKGETHQGEEMEVKAGHAAWAQALNSPQKHFPKTSSSSPSSDRVAPSSSSSSHISSSSSSSSSSSSSSTPVRTALSFTNPLHSDNSDAEGEMSGGKEGCRTNVSTATAMVTTSSLHGDQQPVRKVLPMSIAGQSSANCWDSDDSPPPLPARTPESFLLATDPLEVKTSASAEWSSSNKDVLERVKKTSPADPASAGTTVTDSKADLGGVR encoded by the exons ATGGACCAAGCCGGCATCCTGAGAAAGTTTATCCAGGGGGTGAAGGCCATGAGCGAGGGGGacgaggagaggggagaggacaACTTCGGCAGCGACTTTATG CGGTTACGGCGGTTATCGACTAAATATCGGACGGAGAAGATCTACCCCACCAACgtaggagagaaggaggagaatgtCAAGAAGAACAGATATAAAGATATACTGCCAT TTGATCACACCAGGGTGAAGCTGACGTTAAAAACGACCAATCAGGACACAGATTACGTCAATGCTAACTTCATCAAG GGTATGGATGGCCCAGAGGCCTACATCGCAACTCAGGGCCCACTGCCGAACACTGTCATGGACTTCTGGAGGATGAACTGGGAGTACAATGTAGCT gtTATTGTGATGGCTTGTCGAGAGTTTGAGATGGGAagg AAAAAGTGTGAGCGGTATTTCCCGCTGCACGGGGAGGAGCCCATGAGTTTTGGCCCCTTCAGAATCTCCTGT GAATCGGAGCAGAGCAGAACAGACTACTTCATCAGGACTCTTACGGTGGAGAACGAGAAT GAAACCCGGAGTATAACACAGTTCCATTATATGAACTGGCCCGATCACGACGTCCCCTCATCATTTGACTCCATACTGGATATGATTGGACTAATGAGGAAATACCAAGAGAATGATGATGTCCCTATATGTGTGCACTGCAG TGCCGGCTGTGGGAGGACGGGTGCTATCTGTGCTATTGACTACACATGGAACCTCCTCAAAGCTGGg aaaataccggaagattttaatgtttttcgGTTGATCCAAGAGATGAGGACGCAACGACACTCCGCTGTACAGACCAAG GAGCAGTACGAGTTGGTGCATAGAGCGATCGCCCAGCTCTTTGAGAAACAACTGCAGCTACTGGAGAGCCCCACCAACACGAAGATACAAGAGGGCATG aTTGAAAGCAGCCCAGATAAAGCCGGCCACCAGTCGGATGATGAGAGATGGGACACCCCTCCTCCGAAACCTCCCCGCGTACGCAG TTCGCAGGTAGAAGGTGATGTGAAGGAGGAGATCCTCCAGCCCCCGGAGCCTCACCCCGTACCCCCCATTCTGACCCCGTCTCCACCTTCAGCCTTCCCCACCGTCACCAACGTGCGGCAGGACAACGACCGCTACCACCCCAAACCTGTCATCCACGTCCTGGCG aaTAAAGACTCGGACCAGCAGCAGAACCAGTCAGGACCCGGTCCGAACAAGCAGACCAGTCCCGCAGACCAGAAAGACCAAGATCTACTAAGTCAAAAACAGCAGACTCAGGTCTCGAATCTAGATCTCAACGACAACTATAACAACAAATCGACTTCGACGAAATCTGAATCGGGCCAAAGTCAGACGCAGACTCCCTCCTCGCCGCTCTCTCCAGCCGTTGAATGTTCTGGTGCTCCTCGGATCGAGAGGAAGCTGAGCATTGAGATTAAAAAGGTGCCGTTACAGGAAGGACCTCGTAGTTTTGACACTTCCTCCTCCATTGTCGTAGCAGGCGGAACCGGCAGCAGTTCCACCAACAGCGCAGGAGTGCTGCAAAGAACCCACGCCTTCAAAGCCCGCTCCGGCCAATCCCTGCTGACGTCTAGCTCCTCGCTGTCAGAGGACTCGGGCACGGAGGGAGGTGGATGTGGGGAGAGTCACGCAGACGTCGGCGTCCTAGTCAGACCAAACCACCTCCCCGTGAAGAGTGAGAAGGGGGAGACGCACCAAGGGGAGGAAATGGAGGTGAAGGCCGGCCACGCAGCGTGGGCTCAGGCCCTCAACAGCCCGCaaaaacatttccccaaaacctcgtcctcgtctccctcctcgGATCGCGTCGCTCcatcctcgtcctcttcctcccacatctcctcctcctcttcctcctcctcctcttcctcctcctcatcaacACCTGTTAGGACTGCCCTGAGTTTCACCAACCCCCTGCACTCCGATAATTCGGACGCGGAGGGGGAGATGTCCGGAGGAAAGGAGGGTTGTCGTACTAATGTATCCACGGCAACGGCCATGGTAACCACATCTTCTCTCCACGGAGACCAGCAGCCGGTCCGGAAGGTGTTGCCCATGTCCATCGCAGGGCAGAGCTCTGCAA
- the ptpn12 gene encoding tyrosine-protein phosphatase non-receptor type 12 isoform X4: MDQAGILRKFIQGVKAMSEGDEERGEDNFGSDFMRLRRLSTKYRTEKIYPTNVGEKEENVKKNRYKDILPFDHTRVKLTLKTTNQDTDYVNANFIKGMDGPEAYIATQGPLPNTVMDFWRMNWEYNVAVIVMACREFEMGRKKCERYFPLHGEEPMSFGPFRISCESEQSRTDYFIRTLTVENENETRSITQFHYMNWPDHDVPSSFDSILDMIGLMRKYQENDDVPICVHCSAGCGRTGAICAIDYTWNLLKAGKIPEDFNVFRLIQEMRTQRHSAVQTKEQYELVHRAIAQLFEKQLQLLESPTNTKIQEGMIESSPDKAGHQSDDERWDTPPPKPPRVRSSQVEGDVKEEILQPPEPHPVPPILTPSPPSAFPTVTNVRQDNDRYHPKPVIHVLANKDSDQQQNQSGPGPNKQTSPADQKDQDLLSQKQQTQVSNLDLNDNYNNKSTSTKSESGQSQTQTPSSPLSPAVECSGAPRIERKLSIEIKKVPLQEGPRSFDTSSSIVVAGGTGSSSTNSAGVLQRTHAFKARSGQSLLTSSSSLSEDSGTEGGGCGESHADVGVLVRPNHLPVKSEKGETHQGEEMEVKAGHAAWAQALNSPQKHFPKTSSSSPSSDRVAPSSSSSSHISSSSSSSSSSSSSSTPVRTALSFTNPLHSDNSDAEGEMSGGKEGCRTNVSTATAMVTTSSLHGDQQPVRKVLPMSIAGQSSANPLEVKTSASAEWSSSNKDVLERVKKTSPADPASAGTTVTDSKADLGGVR, translated from the exons ATGGACCAAGCCGGCATCCTGAGAAAGTTTATCCAGGGGGTGAAGGCCATGAGCGAGGGGGacgaggagaggggagaggacaACTTCGGCAGCGACTTTATG CGGTTACGGCGGTTATCGACTAAATATCGGACGGAGAAGATCTACCCCACCAACgtaggagagaaggaggagaatgtCAAGAAGAACAGATATAAAGATATACTGCCAT TTGATCACACCAGGGTGAAGCTGACGTTAAAAACGACCAATCAGGACACAGATTACGTCAATGCTAACTTCATCAAG GGTATGGATGGCCCAGAGGCCTACATCGCAACTCAGGGCCCACTGCCGAACACTGTCATGGACTTCTGGAGGATGAACTGGGAGTACAATGTAGCT gtTATTGTGATGGCTTGTCGAGAGTTTGAGATGGGAagg AAAAAGTGTGAGCGGTATTTCCCGCTGCACGGGGAGGAGCCCATGAGTTTTGGCCCCTTCAGAATCTCCTGT GAATCGGAGCAGAGCAGAACAGACTACTTCATCAGGACTCTTACGGTGGAGAACGAGAAT GAAACCCGGAGTATAACACAGTTCCATTATATGAACTGGCCCGATCACGACGTCCCCTCATCATTTGACTCCATACTGGATATGATTGGACTAATGAGGAAATACCAAGAGAATGATGATGTCCCTATATGTGTGCACTGCAG TGCCGGCTGTGGGAGGACGGGTGCTATCTGTGCTATTGACTACACATGGAACCTCCTCAAAGCTGGg aaaataccggaagattttaatgtttttcgGTTGATCCAAGAGATGAGGACGCAACGACACTCCGCTGTACAGACCAAG GAGCAGTACGAGTTGGTGCATAGAGCGATCGCCCAGCTCTTTGAGAAACAACTGCAGCTACTGGAGAGCCCCACCAACACGAAGATACAAGAGGGCATG aTTGAAAGCAGCCCAGATAAAGCCGGCCACCAGTCGGATGATGAGAGATGGGACACCCCTCCTCCGAAACCTCCCCGCGTACGCAG TTCGCAGGTAGAAGGTGATGTGAAGGAGGAGATCCTCCAGCCCCCGGAGCCTCACCCCGTACCCCCCATTCTGACCCCGTCTCCACCTTCAGCCTTCCCCACCGTCACCAACGTGCGGCAGGACAACGACCGCTACCACCCCAAACCTGTCATCCACGTCCTGGCG aaTAAAGACTCGGACCAGCAGCAGAACCAGTCAGGACCCGGTCCGAACAAGCAGACCAGTCCCGCAGACCAGAAAGACCAAGATCTACTAAGTCAAAAACAGCAGACTCAGGTCTCGAATCTAGATCTCAACGACAACTATAACAACAAATCGACTTCGACGAAATCTGAATCGGGCCAAAGTCAGACGCAGACTCCCTCCTCGCCGCTCTCTCCAGCCGTTGAATGTTCTGGTGCTCCTCGGATCGAGAGGAAGCTGAGCATTGAGATTAAAAAGGTGCCGTTACAGGAAGGACCTCGTAGTTTTGACACTTCCTCCTCCATTGTCGTAGCAGGCGGAACCGGCAGCAGTTCCACCAACAGCGCAGGAGTGCTGCAAAGAACCCACGCCTTCAAAGCCCGCTCCGGCCAATCCCTGCTGACGTCTAGCTCCTCGCTGTCAGAGGACTCGGGCACGGAGGGAGGTGGATGTGGGGAGAGTCACGCAGACGTCGGCGTCCTAGTCAGACCAAACCACCTCCCCGTGAAGAGTGAGAAGGGGGAGACGCACCAAGGGGAGGAAATGGAGGTGAAGGCCGGCCACGCAGCGTGGGCTCAGGCCCTCAACAGCCCGCaaaaacatttccccaaaacctcgtcctcgtctccctcctcgGATCGCGTCGCTCcatcctcgtcctcttcctcccacatctcctcctcctcttcctcctcctcctcttcctcctcctcatcaacACCTGTTAGGACTGCCCTGAGTTTCACCAACCCCCTGCACTCCGATAATTCGGACGCGGAGGGGGAGATGTCCGGAGGAAAGGAGGGTTGTCGTACTAATGTATCCACGGCAACGGCCATGGTAACCACATCTTCTCTCCACGGAGACCAGCAGCCGGTCCGGAAGGTGTTGCCCATGTCCATCGCAGGGCAGAGCTCTGCAA
- the ptpn12 gene encoding tyrosine-protein phosphatase non-receptor type 12 isoform X3 has translation MDQAGILRKFIQGVKAMSEGDEERGEDNFGSDFMRLRRLSTKYRTEKIYPTNVGEKEENVKKNRYKDILPFDHTRVKLTLKTTNQDTDYVNANFIKGMDGPEAYIATQGPLPNTVMDFWRMNWEYNVAVIVMACREFEMGRKKCERYFPLHGEEPMSFGPFRISCESEQSRTDYFIRTLTVENENETRSITQFHYMNWPDHDVPSSFDSILDMIGLMRKYQENDDVPICVHCSAGCGRTGAICAIDYTWNLLKAGKIPEDFNVFRLIQEMRTQRHSAVQTKEQYELVHRAIAQLFEKQLQLLESPTNTKIQEGMIESSPDKAGHQSDDERWDTPPPKPPRVRSSQVEGDVKEEILQPPEPHPVPPILTPSPPSAFPTVTNVRQDNDRYHPKPVIHVLANKDSDQQQNQSGPGPNKQTSPADQKDQDLLSQKQQTQVSNLDLNDNYNNKSTSTKSESGQSQTQTPSSPLSPAVECSGAPRIERKLSIEIKKVPLQEGPRSFDTSSSIVVAGGTGSSSTNSAGVLQRTHAFKARSGQSLLTSSSSLSEDSGTEGGGCGESHADVGVLVRPNHLPVKSEKGETHQGEEMEVKAGHAAWAQALNSPQKHFPKTSSSSPSSDRVAPSSSSSSHISSSSSSSSSSSSSSTPVRTALSFTNPLHSDNSDAEGEMSGGKEGCRTNVSTATAMVTTSSLHGDQQPVRKVLPMSIAGQSSANPLEVKTSASAEWSSSNKDVLERVKKTSPADPASAGTTVTDSKADLGFGNRCIQPKGPREPPLEWT, from the exons ATGGACCAAGCCGGCATCCTGAGAAAGTTTATCCAGGGGGTGAAGGCCATGAGCGAGGGGGacgaggagaggggagaggacaACTTCGGCAGCGACTTTATG CGGTTACGGCGGTTATCGACTAAATATCGGACGGAGAAGATCTACCCCACCAACgtaggagagaaggaggagaatgtCAAGAAGAACAGATATAAAGATATACTGCCAT TTGATCACACCAGGGTGAAGCTGACGTTAAAAACGACCAATCAGGACACAGATTACGTCAATGCTAACTTCATCAAG GGTATGGATGGCCCAGAGGCCTACATCGCAACTCAGGGCCCACTGCCGAACACTGTCATGGACTTCTGGAGGATGAACTGGGAGTACAATGTAGCT gtTATTGTGATGGCTTGTCGAGAGTTTGAGATGGGAagg AAAAAGTGTGAGCGGTATTTCCCGCTGCACGGGGAGGAGCCCATGAGTTTTGGCCCCTTCAGAATCTCCTGT GAATCGGAGCAGAGCAGAACAGACTACTTCATCAGGACTCTTACGGTGGAGAACGAGAAT GAAACCCGGAGTATAACACAGTTCCATTATATGAACTGGCCCGATCACGACGTCCCCTCATCATTTGACTCCATACTGGATATGATTGGACTAATGAGGAAATACCAAGAGAATGATGATGTCCCTATATGTGTGCACTGCAG TGCCGGCTGTGGGAGGACGGGTGCTATCTGTGCTATTGACTACACATGGAACCTCCTCAAAGCTGGg aaaataccggaagattttaatgtttttcgGTTGATCCAAGAGATGAGGACGCAACGACACTCCGCTGTACAGACCAAG GAGCAGTACGAGTTGGTGCATAGAGCGATCGCCCAGCTCTTTGAGAAACAACTGCAGCTACTGGAGAGCCCCACCAACACGAAGATACAAGAGGGCATG aTTGAAAGCAGCCCAGATAAAGCCGGCCACCAGTCGGATGATGAGAGATGGGACACCCCTCCTCCGAAACCTCCCCGCGTACGCAG TTCGCAGGTAGAAGGTGATGTGAAGGAGGAGATCCTCCAGCCCCCGGAGCCTCACCCCGTACCCCCCATTCTGACCCCGTCTCCACCTTCAGCCTTCCCCACCGTCACCAACGTGCGGCAGGACAACGACCGCTACCACCCCAAACCTGTCATCCACGTCCTGGCG aaTAAAGACTCGGACCAGCAGCAGAACCAGTCAGGACCCGGTCCGAACAAGCAGACCAGTCCCGCAGACCAGAAAGACCAAGATCTACTAAGTCAAAAACAGCAGACTCAGGTCTCGAATCTAGATCTCAACGACAACTATAACAACAAATCGACTTCGACGAAATCTGAATCGGGCCAAAGTCAGACGCAGACTCCCTCCTCGCCGCTCTCTCCAGCCGTTGAATGTTCTGGTGCTCCTCGGATCGAGAGGAAGCTGAGCATTGAGATTAAAAAGGTGCCGTTACAGGAAGGACCTCGTAGTTTTGACACTTCCTCCTCCATTGTCGTAGCAGGCGGAACCGGCAGCAGTTCCACCAACAGCGCAGGAGTGCTGCAAAGAACCCACGCCTTCAAAGCCCGCTCCGGCCAATCCCTGCTGACGTCTAGCTCCTCGCTGTCAGAGGACTCGGGCACGGAGGGAGGTGGATGTGGGGAGAGTCACGCAGACGTCGGCGTCCTAGTCAGACCAAACCACCTCCCCGTGAAGAGTGAGAAGGGGGAGACGCACCAAGGGGAGGAAATGGAGGTGAAGGCCGGCCACGCAGCGTGGGCTCAGGCCCTCAACAGCCCGCaaaaacatttccccaaaacctcgtcctcgtctccctcctcgGATCGCGTCGCTCcatcctcgtcctcttcctcccacatctcctcctcctcttcctcctcctcctcttcctcctcctcatcaacACCTGTTAGGACTGCCCTGAGTTTCACCAACCCCCTGCACTCCGATAATTCGGACGCGGAGGGGGAGATGTCCGGAGGAAAGGAGGGTTGTCGTACTAATGTATCCACGGCAACGGCCATGGTAACCACATCTTCTCTCCACGGAGACCAGCAGCCGGTCCGGAAGGTGTTGCCCATGTCCATCGCAGGGCAGAGCTCTGCAA